In Mycolicibacterium lutetiense, the sequence CCGCGCGCATCTTCGACACCGCCATGCTGCGGGCATAACGGAAGGCACGGTTCTCGGTCTGGGCCAACGCGCCGGCAACATCGGCGGCCAGGTCGGTCAACTCGATCTCCTCGACCGCCCCAAGATCGGCAACCCAGGGCAGTTCAGCCTGCGCCCCACCCACGCACACCCACACCGCCACAGCCTGCCGGTGCGCTTCACGCCACAACCCCCGCGGCAGCCTCAGTGCCGCGACAAGGTTATCGACGCGCAATGCGGCGGCCCTTCGGGCCTGCAACGGCCCGGCCAACTCATCGGCCAGCGCAGTGGCCGAGCCGACCAGCACCGCAACGTCCCCGGGCTCAAGTCCGAGCACCACCTCATCCAGGCGGTCGAGCGTTTCGGCGATACCGAAGCCCACCGTCGAGACGGCTGAAACACGCTTTCCTGCAGTACTTTCCCGCGCCTCAATACCGCGGATCAGCGCGCGTCGCCGCAGCGCGCGATCAGTGGTTGTGATGCTCACGCCGCATGCCTCAGCGACATCGAGGACGGCCGCCGATCCCCGCGCCCGCAGCACTACCCGGTCCTGTTCCAGATGGACGGTGGCCGCCTCGAGAACGCAGTGCAGCAGCTCCACGCCGCGCGGAGTCAGCTCACGCAATCCGAGATCACGCTTGAGACGCCCAGTTTCCAAACGAGCCAGGGCATCTCCCGGGCCATGCGATGCCTCAACCAGATCATCGACATAGGCAAGGACGTCGGCAGACACCGCCATACGCCGGATCTCACTGGCAATCATGACGTCGTCAGGGTCGAATTCCTCGGCAGCGTGCATGCGTTCGGTTGCCGACGTGCCGGCCAAGTCTTCACCAGTGAGCACATGCCAGCACAACAGCGCGACAACATCCTCCAGCTGCGCTTCGTCAGGCACGGCGATCGCGGGTGCGTCATAGCTGTGCTCGGTGTTATTGCCGCGGCCAGTCCGGGTCAGCCAATCCACGACGTCGGCGCGGTCAAACCGCGCGACGCCATTGACGGTCTCCACCGGATCAGGAAATGGCAGCGACACGCCACGCACCGTCCGCCGTTTTCGCCACATGCTGACGACCGGCCGGCGTACCTTGGCGAGGTCGGCCACGTCTTGCAGCGTCAACGTGCTCATGTGGCCCCCTTCCGAGGTCCTCCCCAAATTAGACCCAGGTACTGACAACTTCAATCGCTAATACTGATAAGCCCCCTTATCAGTATTCAACGTTGTGATTGTCACTCAATCTGGCCATTCTGCCTACATACGGCCCCGCACTTCCGCGGTGGCCCCAGATGCCAGGAGGCAGAGATGACCGACACCACACCACAAGCCCAGTTCAACAGCAGCCTCGACGGGGTCGACGTCGAGCGACTCACCGTGCAGGACAAGGACGTTGTCCGCGAAGCGCAGCGGTGGACCACCGGGGAACGCGGTCCCATCGTCGAAGATCCCACAGTCTTGTCAGCCGCCGACCTCACCGAGTTCGTCACCGAAGCCGTCAAGATCGGCGCACACGCACTGTCGGCCGTTGGCCAGGCGCAGGACGCGAAGGCACTGCAGCAGATGCTCAAGCACGTCGGCGATAAGGCTGCAGATTCGACCACCAAGCTGACCGAGAGCACCCAACGAGCCACCCAGGCAGCGTCCGACGTCATGGCGAAGGCCGCCAACGACGCCAAGAAGGCGATCGTCGAGGCCGATGCCACCAGCCGGAAGGAGTTCACCCAAGCCGTCGCCGCCGCGAAGAAGGACGTCGCCGCCGAATTGCAGAAGATCTTCGGCGGCACCAACCCCGAGCTGATGGACAAGCTGCAGCCCATCCTCGACAAGTTCGGCACCTCCATCGACGCCACATTGAAGGCCGGCACCGCTGAGCTGATCACCAAGGCCGCCAAGCAGTTCGACCCCAGCGACCCGACGTCACCCATCGCCAAGCACACCGCCGCTCTCGATGCCCAGCAACGCAAGCTCACCGAGCTGATCGCCAACAACCACACGGACCTCGCCAAGAAGGTCGACGACGTGGTGGTCGCCTTGAAGGTCCAGGAGGGCAAGAAGGCAGTTGCCACCCGCACTCCCGAGAAGGGCTTCCAGTACGAGGACGCGATGGGTGGCCTCCTGCAGGACATCGCGGCCGGACTAGGCGACGAATACGTCGACACCCGCACCACCACAGGTGTCATCTCCCGCTGCCAGAAGGGCGACGGCGTGCTCGTCGTCGATGGCGGCAAGGCGCAGGTTGTGGTGGAGATGACCGACTCAGGTGATCGCAAGTGGGGCCCCTACTTCGATGAGGCCGAGCGGAACCGGGAAGCCAACGCCTCGCTCGGGATCGTTCCCACCGCAGAGCAGAACACTGGCCAGTCCATCCGAGTGTTGGGCACTCGACGCATCGTGCTGGCCTTCGATCCGCAGTCCGGTGATCCGGACCTGCTCCGCACCGTGATCATGTTGCTGCGGGCCAGCGCACTGATGGCGTCGAGCCGTCGTGGCTCCGAGGAGATCTCCACCGCTGAGGAGAAGATCAATGCGGCGATCGCTCAACTCGGCTTGATCGACAAGGTCAAGAAGATGGCGAGCACGATCCAGAAGAACGCCACCAAGATCGAGAACGATTGCACCGGTATCAACGCCGGCATTCAGCGCTTGTTGACCGATGCCCTGACGGCGCTGTCCGAGGTGCCCGACGAGGAGCTCCACGACCCAGCTGTCGCGTCCTGAGCGGACTTGTCGGACCGTTCCTCTTTACTGTCCTGTTCCCCGAACACCGGGCGGCGGGTTCACAGCTTGGACCCTGCCCCGCCGCCCAGCCCCACCCACCGCAATGGAAGGTCTTTCGATGCTACGCACGACCGTTCGCGCAGCTCTAGCTGCGACACTCCTCACCGCGCCCATCGCCGCTGCCATCCCGGCCCACGCCGCCGGCGACCGAGTCCGCTACGAGATCGAGTCCAATGGGCCAGTCTCACTGGTCACCTACATCGACGGTATCGGCGATATCCAACAGGATTCGCCAGCCAGTGCGACGTACTGGCGCGAGTTCACCAACGTCGCGACGTTTCCGTTCTACAGCGTGAGTGCGCAGACCAACGGCACCTCCGTTGCC encodes:
- a CDS encoding Fis family transcriptional regulator — protein: MTDTTPQAQFNSSLDGVDVERLTVQDKDVVREAQRWTTGERGPIVEDPTVLSAADLTEFVTEAVKIGAHALSAVGQAQDAKALQQMLKHVGDKAADSTTKLTESTQRATQAASDVMAKAANDAKKAIVEADATSRKEFTQAVAAAKKDVAAELQKIFGGTNPELMDKLQPILDKFGTSIDATLKAGTAELITKAAKQFDPSDPTSPIAKHTAALDAQQRKLTELIANNHTDLAKKVDDVVVALKVQEGKKAVATRTPEKGFQYEDAMGGLLQDIAAGLGDEYVDTRTTTGVISRCQKGDGVLVVDGGKAQVVVEMTDSGDRKWGPYFDEAERNREANASLGIVPTAEQNTGQSIRVLGTRRIVLAFDPQSGDPDLLRTVIMLLRASALMASSRRGSEEISTAEEKINAAIAQLGLIDKVKKMASTIQKNATKIENDCTGINAGIQRLLTDALTALSEVPDEELHDPAVAS
- a CDS encoding MmpS family transport accessory protein, with protein sequence MLRTTVRAALAATLLTAPIAAAIPAHAAGDRVRYEIESNGPVSLVTYIDGIGDIQQDSPASATYWREFTNVATFPFYSVSAQTNGTSVACRLFVNGKLVDSNSSLGRYTIADCSYAP